A genomic stretch from Hydrogenimonas urashimensis includes:
- the purH gene encoding bifunctional phosphoribosylaminoimidazolecarboxamide formyltransferase/IMP cyclohydrolase, which produces MRALISVSDKTGVVEFARGLADMGWEIVSTGGTYKILKENGIDAIEIDEVTKFPECFEGRVKTLNPYIHGGILHRRDKQSHIEQAKELGVEAIDLVCVNLYPFKATIERTDDFEEIIENIDIGGPAMVRSAAKNFDSVIIVTDPADYTSVLEALKSGDNTLQMRRNLMIKAFEHTAAYDSMIANYMNRRFNEGFGAKQFIVGSKVFDTRYGENPHQKGALYEFDDFYTKNFTTLKGEASFNNLTDISGAVKIAAAFGDEKAVCIVKHGNPCGFAIRDDLVDAYTEALKCDPVSAFGGVVAVNGVVDKALAEKMNEIFLEVVIAGRITPEAQEVFASKKRIKLFEFGADRLLVSDDAYDFKHISGGFVYQDADKVRDEEVANAERKSAREATEQEKKDLQIAWKVAALTKSNCVVYVKNSAMVAVGMGMTSRVDAARCALKKAEEMGLDVTGAAMASEAFFPFRDSIDAAAAAGVKAIIEPGGSIRDDEVIAAADEHGIALYFTGVRHFLH; this is translated from the coding sequence ATGCGAGCATTGATCAGTGTGAGTGACAAGACGGGTGTGGTGGAGTTCGCCAGGGGATTGGCGGATATGGGTTGGGAGATCGTCTCGACGGGCGGTACTTACAAAATTCTCAAGGAAAACGGCATCGACGCCATCGAGATCGACGAAGTGACGAAGTTTCCGGAGTGTTTCGAGGGTAGGGTGAAGACGCTGAACCCCTACATTCACGGTGGTATTTTGCATCGGCGTGACAAGCAAAGCCACATAGAGCAGGCCAAAGAGTTGGGTGTGGAGGCGATCGACCTGGTATGCGTGAACCTTTATCCGTTCAAAGCGACGATCGAGCGGACCGACGATTTCGAGGAGATCATCGAAAACATCGACATCGGCGGGCCGGCGATGGTGCGGAGTGCGGCGAAGAATTTCGACAGTGTCATCATTGTCACCGACCCTGCCGACTATACGTCGGTACTCGAAGCGCTAAAAAGCGGCGACAATACGCTGCAGATGCGCCGGAACCTGATGATCAAAGCCTTCGAGCATACGGCGGCCTACGACAGCATGATCGCCAACTACATGAACCGACGCTTCAACGAGGGATTCGGGGCGAAGCAGTTTATCGTCGGAAGCAAAGTGTTCGATACCCGCTACGGCGAAAACCCACACCAAAAAGGGGCCCTCTACGAGTTCGACGACTTCTACACGAAAAACTTCACGACGCTCAAGGGTGAAGCGAGTTTCAACAACCTCACCGACATCAGCGGGGCGGTGAAGATCGCCGCGGCGTTCGGGGATGAAAAGGCCGTCTGCATCGTCAAGCACGGCAACCCCTGCGGTTTCGCCATCCGCGACGACCTGGTCGACGCCTACACCGAAGCGCTCAAGTGCGACCCGGTGTCGGCTTTCGGCGGTGTCGTGGCGGTCAACGGGGTGGTGGACAAGGCGCTGGCCGAGAAGATGAACGAAATCTTCCTCGAAGTGGTGATCGCCGGGCGCATCACGCCCGAAGCGCAGGAGGTGTTCGCCTCCAAAAAGCGCATCAAACTCTTCGAATTCGGTGCCGACCGGCTGCTGGTGAGCGACGACGCCTACGACTTCAAGCATATCTCCGGCGGTTTCGTCTATCAGGATGCCGACAAGGTCAGGGACGAAGAGGTCGCCAATGCCGAGCGCAAGAGTGCGCGCGAAGCGACCGAACAGGAGAAGAAGGACCTGCAGATCGCCTGGAAAGTGGCGGCCCTGACCAAATCCAACTGTGTCGTCTACGTCAAAAACAGCGCGATGGTCGCCGTGGGCATGGGGATGACCAGCCGCGTCGACGCGGCGCGATGTGCGCTCAAAAAGGCCGAAGAGATGGGACTCGACGTTACCGGTGCGGCGATGGCCAGCGAAGCCTTTTTCCCCTTCCGCGACTCCATCGACGCGGCGGCCGCGGCGGGCGTGAAGGCGATCATCGAACCGGGCGGGTCGATTCGCGACGACGAAGTGATCGCGGCGGCCGACGAACACGGCATCGCCCTCTACTTCACCGGCGTGCGCCACTTCCTGCACTGA
- a CDS encoding DUF5718 family protein, with amino-acid sequence MLRNYICLGVAGNFAHHLEQAGEAGDFVDVEVDEAHAPKGIFPFYLPGNDGFLGVYPISKDTLVLPREEANAQVEPEIGILFAVAYDERKRVKDLKALKFTVFNDTTIRKDGALKISEKKSWHENSKGKGDIWIDIDRFEKGGVMDRFRLRSFLIRDGVKHEYGVDAPLTGYSYFHGKLTRWLVEKINNQKDAGPLEDISKHFKACGYPDHLFVSIGATAYAPFGERNYLKEGDEVIVEAYDAENPDRRIVLRQQVKRHA; translated from the coding sequence ATGTTGAGAAATTATATCTGTCTGGGCGTCGCCGGCAATTTCGCCCACCATCTGGAGCAGGCGGGTGAAGCGGGCGATTTTGTGGATGTGGAGGTGGACGAGGCCCACGCTCCTAAGGGGATTTTCCCGTTTTATCTGCCGGGTAACGACGGTTTTCTGGGAGTCTACCCCATCAGCAAAGATACGCTGGTTCTGCCCAGGGAGGAGGCCAATGCCCAGGTGGAGCCCGAGATCGGTATTCTGTTCGCCGTGGCATATGACGAACGAAAGCGCGTCAAAGATCTCAAAGCGCTGAAGTTCACCGTCTTCAACGACACGACCATCCGAAAAGACGGCGCTTTGAAGATCAGCGAGAAGAAGAGCTGGCATGAAAACTCCAAAGGGAAGGGCGACATCTGGATCGACATCGACAGATTCGAGAAGGGCGGGGTGATGGACCGCTTCCGCCTGCGAAGTTTTCTCATCCGCGACGGGGTGAAGCACGAATACGGTGTCGACGCGCCGTTGACGGGGTACAGCTACTTCCACGGGAAACTGACCCGCTGGCTTGTGGAGAAGATCAACAACCAAAAAGACGCCGGCCCTCTGGAGGATATCTCCAAACATTTTAAAGCCTGCGGCTACCCCGATCATCTGTTCGTGAGTATCGGCGCGACCGCCTATGCGCCCTTTGGTGAGCGAAACTATCTGAAAGAGGGGGACGAAGTGATCGTCGAGGCCTACGATGCCGAAAACCCCGATCGGCGGATCGTGTTGCGCCAACAGGTAAAGCGGCATGCGTGA
- the metK gene encoding methionine adenosyltransferase yields MYLFTSESVSAGHPDKCADIIADTIVDRLLELDSNARVATEVFISGKHIIIGGEVRTSADIGEGFYRLCAIDALSAIGYPEIGFDESQTLYPDATDIRVLVSRQSPDISIGVDKKSGEIGAGDQGMMIGFATDETPTFMPGALEYARKLRDALYVHSLEHPDRFGIDIKTQVSLDYGTKSNFDANLPQAIRKIVAAVPHAAHVDIEEARSVVKRVIVETLGNDPLFDERACEFFINETGRYVTHSPLADSGMTGRKTVVDTYGAYAPIGGGAQSSKDYTKVDRSGLYAARWLAKHIVAAKLAKKAVVEIAYVIGRAQPVSVTVDTMGTALKPFRDEELSVRITEKFPLTPRWITEKFGLDKPSRSSFLYADIAARGQVGYDDYPWERLDELEWFMG; encoded by the coding sequence ATGTACCTTTTTACATCCGAATCGGTGTCGGCCGGACATCCCGACAAATGTGCCGACATCATCGCCGACACGATTGTCGACCGGCTCCTCGAACTCGATTCGAACGCCCGTGTCGCCACGGAAGTGTTCATCAGCGGCAAACATATCATCATCGGCGGCGAAGTGCGCACCTCTGCCGATATCGGCGAGGGCTTCTACCGTCTTTGTGCCATCGACGCCCTCTCTGCCATCGGCTACCCGGAAATCGGTTTCGACGAAAGCCAGACACTCTACCCCGATGCCACGGACATCCGGGTACTCGTTTCGCGGCAGTCGCCCGACATCAGCATCGGCGTCGACAAAAAAAGCGGAGAGATCGGCGCGGGTGACCAGGGGATGATGATCGGCTTCGCGACCGACGAAACCCCGACCTTCATGCCGGGCGCACTGGAATATGCCCGAAAACTGCGCGACGCGCTCTATGTCCACTCCCTCGAACATCCCGACCGTTTCGGTATCGATATCAAAACACAGGTGAGCCTCGATTACGGCACCAAGAGCAACTTCGACGCCAATTTGCCCCAAGCTATCCGAAAGATTGTCGCGGCCGTTCCCCATGCTGCACATGTGGATATCGAAGAAGCGCGCAGTGTTGTAAAAAGAGTCATCGTCGAAACACTCGGAAACGATCCGCTCTTCGACGAACGAGCGTGCGAATTTTTTATCAACGAAACGGGCCGCTATGTCACCCACAGCCCCCTGGCCGACAGCGGCATGACAGGCAGGAAAACCGTCGTCGATACCTACGGCGCCTACGCGCCCATCGGCGGCGGCGCCCAAAGCTCGAAAGACTACACCAAAGTCGACCGTTCGGGCCTCTACGCGGCCCGTTGGCTCGCCAAACATATCGTCGCGGCCAAACTGGCGAAAAAGGCGGTGGTGGAAATCGCCTACGTCATCGGCCGGGCCCAGCCCGTCAGTGTCACTGTCGACACGATGGGCACGGCGTTAAAACCCTTCAGGGACGAGGAGCTTTCGGTCAGAATCACCGAAAAATTTCCCCTCACACCCCGATGGATCACCGAAAAATTCGGCCTGGACAAACCGTCGCGATCCTCTTTTCTCTATGCCGACATCGCGGCCAGAGGCCAGGTAGGGTATGACGATTATCCGTGGGAACGCCTGGATGAGCTGGAGTGGTTTATGGGATAA
- a CDS encoding TraR/DksA family transcriptional regulator, with amino-acid sequence MAEMDLEYYKKRLLEEKERILKSMEAISDEMAVISAEDEIDDIEDMAELKIDNDRDKEVLRILVQQLKDVNDALRKIETGQYGIDEKTGEPIPEERLRANPAARSAVA; translated from the coding sequence ATGGCCGAAATGGATCTGGAATATTACAAAAAACGGCTTTTGGAGGAGAAAGAGAGAATTTTGAAAAGTATGGAGGCGATCAGCGACGAGATGGCCGTTATTTCCGCCGAAGACGAGATCGACGATATCGAAGATATGGCGGAGCTGAAGATCGACAACGATCGGGACAAAGAGGTACTGCGGATTCTGGTGCAGCAGCTCAAAGATGTCAATGACGCGCTGCGGAAGATCGAAACGGGTCAGTACGGTATCGACGAAAAAACCGGCGAACCGATTCCGGAGGAGAGGCTGCGCGCCAATCCTGCGGCCAGGAGCGCCGTTGCCTGA
- a CDS encoding YbhB/YbcL family Raf kinase inhibitor-like protein, translated as MILTSPAFENGGLIPPKYTCDGADVSIPLLFGDIPEGTESLALIMDDPDAPMGIFVHWVIYNIPADMTGLPEGIPKEPYLENGIRQGLNSFKTIGYGGPCPPDGAHRYMFKLYALDMPLEMDAGMTKHQLLSVMDGHVLDGAGLMGIYER; from the coding sequence ATGATACTTACGAGTCCAGCTTTTGAAAACGGTGGTTTGATTCCCCCGAAATATACATGTGACGGGGCGGATGTTTCGATTCCGCTGCTTTTTGGCGATATACCGGAAGGGACGGAGAGCCTGGCGCTCATTATGGACGATCCCGATGCCCCGATGGGTATTTTCGTGCATTGGGTCATCTACAATATTCCCGCCGACATGACCGGACTGCCGGAGGGGATTCCGAAAGAGCCCTATCTGGAAAACGGGATACGTCAGGGTCTCAACAGTTTCAAAACCATCGGTTACGGCGGCCCCTGTCCTCCCGACGGCGCCCATCGCTACATGTTCAAACTCTACGCGCTGGATATGCCGCTCGAGATGGATGCCGGCATGACGAAACATCAGTTGCTTTCGGTGATGGACGGCCATGTTCTCGACGGGGCGGGATTGATGGGGATCTACGAGCGCTGA
- the pdxA gene encoding 4-hydroxythreonine-4-phosphate dehydrogenase — protein sequence MSRRPKIAVSIGDLNGIGIEIALRAHATIKEWCHPVYFVSYEMCRRAAEILHLDIPEDFDHSAPDAAPFSILPGRTDAHAGRYGFLSFKKAVEAVRNQEADAVVTLPVNKEAWMLAGIGYKGHTDALRDFFKQDAIMMLGCEKMWVALFTAHIALKEVPRHIEKKRLTRFLLDFQKETGAEKIGVLGLNPHAGDHGVLGVEEETIAAAIAAANARLSGEGSRCSPFEGPLVPDVAFTPKMRENFHFYVAMYHDQGLAPLKALYFDESVNVSLNLPIVRTSVDHGTAFDIAYLPDRPLNLKSYFQAVRTAVAMSQKRDQRS from the coding sequence ATGAGCCGCAGACCCAAAATCGCCGTCAGTATAGGGGACCTCAACGGCATTGGAATCGAAATCGCATTAAGAGCGCATGCCACAATCAAAGAGTGGTGCCATCCCGTCTACTTCGTCAGCTACGAAATGTGTCGCCGGGCTGCCGAGATTCTTCACCTCGACATACCGGAAGATTTCGACCACAGCGCACCCGATGCGGCGCCCTTCTCCATCCTTCCGGGCAGAACGGATGCGCATGCGGGGCGATACGGTTTTCTCTCTTTCAAAAAAGCGGTGGAAGCTGTAAGAAACCAGGAAGCCGATGCCGTCGTCACCCTTCCTGTGAACAAAGAGGCGTGGATGCTCGCCGGAATCGGCTACAAAGGGCACACGGACGCACTCCGCGACTTTTTCAAGCAGGATGCCATCATGATGCTCGGATGCGAAAAGATGTGGGTCGCCCTCTTCACCGCGCATATTGCCCTCAAAGAGGTGCCCCGGCATATAGAAAAAAAGAGACTGACACGTTTTTTGCTCGATTTTCAGAAAGAGACAGGCGCAGAGAAGATCGGTGTTCTGGGGCTCAATCCCCATGCCGGCGACCACGGTGTCCTGGGCGTCGAAGAAGAGACGATCGCGGCCGCCATCGCGGCCGCAAACGCCCGACTTTCGGGTGAGGGTTCCCGATGTTCGCCGTTTGAGGGGCCTCTCGTTCCCGACGTGGCTTTCACACCGAAGATGCGTGAAAATTTCCACTTTTACGTCGCCATGTACCACGATCAGGGGCTCGCGCCTCTCAAAGCGCTCTATTTCGACGAAAGCGTGAATGTCTCGCTCAATCTGCCGATTGTCCGGACATCCGTCGACCACGGCACCGCTTTCGACATCGCCTATCTCCCCGACCGCCCGCTCAATCTGAAAAGCTACTTCCAAGCCGTCAGAACAGCCGTGGCGATGTCACAGAAAAGAGATCAGCGCTCGTAG
- a CDS encoding pyridoxine 5'-phosphate synthase, whose translation MKLGVNIDHIAVLREARKINDPSPIDALGIVARAGADQITIHLREDRRHIHDEDAEQIVRLSPLPVNLECSIDEEIIEIVCRLRPHRATLVPERREEVTTEGGLDIFKYEDRTIAAIEKLHANEIEVSLFIDPDLETITRADALGAEWIELHTGSYANIHAMLHSNLPRTHHSVKALELPRHTLKTKLEESLETIRSAADHAATLGLRVAAGHGLNYRNVAEIVKIDAIEELNIGQSIIARSVFTGLKEAVEEMVNLLKR comes from the coding sequence ATGAAACTGGGTGTCAACATCGACCACATCGCCGTATTGCGCGAAGCGAGAAAGATCAACGATCCGAGCCCCATCGACGCACTCGGAATCGTCGCGCGTGCCGGCGCCGACCAGATTACGATCCACCTCAGAGAAGACCGCCGCCATATCCATGACGAAGATGCGGAGCAGATCGTCCGACTCAGCCCGCTTCCGGTTAATCTCGAGTGCTCCATCGACGAGGAGATCATCGAAATCGTCTGCCGCCTGCGTCCCCACCGGGCGACACTCGTACCGGAACGGCGGGAAGAGGTGACCACGGAAGGCGGTCTTGATATTTTTAAATATGAGGACCGGACGATCGCGGCCATTGAAAAACTTCACGCCAATGAAATCGAAGTATCGCTCTTCATCGATCCCGACCTCGAAACGATCACACGGGCCGACGCTCTGGGAGCCGAATGGATCGAGCTCCATACCGGAAGCTACGCCAACATCCATGCCATGCTCCACTCCAATCTCCCCCGCACCCACCACTCTGTCAAAGCGCTGGAGCTTCCCCGACATACGCTTAAAACCAAACTCGAAGAGAGCCTCGAAACCATTCGAAGCGCCGCCGATCATGCCGCGACCCTTGGCCTCAGGGTGGCCGCCGGTCACGGACTCAACTACCGAAATGTCGCTGAAATCGTGAAAATAGATGCGATCGAAGAGCTCAATATCGGACAGAGCATCATCGCCCGAAGCGTCTTTACGGGTCTAAAAGAGGCGGTCGAAGAGATGGTGAATCTCCTGAAACGATGA
- a CDS encoding GDSL-type esterase/lipase family protein codes for MHLSKMEWIALVIVFVIGLHFYNKHQMENDAFEETVNAPLYTKDDHTPVIVAFGDSLTAGTGISEEESYPAQLSRLLGIEVINAGVYGETTARALGRLPAILKRYKPDIVLLEEGMNDVLHKRERETIKKNLKKMVGIIKKSGAKAVILGIPDMDLIELMISSDIGLYEEVARETGSLYIANVFGPVLRNEELKSDYTHPNGAGYHIVAQKIYEELGDMLP; via the coding sequence ATGCATCTTAGCAAAATGGAGTGGATCGCTCTTGTCATCGTATTTGTCATCGGACTCCATTTCTACAACAAACACCAAATGGAGAACGATGCGTTCGAGGAAACCGTCAATGCCCCACTCTATACGAAAGATGACCATACACCCGTAATCGTGGCATTCGGAGACAGCCTGACAGCGGGAACGGGAATATCCGAAGAGGAGAGTTATCCGGCACAGCTTTCGAGACTGCTCGGTATCGAAGTCATCAACGCCGGGGTCTATGGTGAAACGACCGCCCGGGCTCTGGGACGCCTTCCCGCGATTTTGAAACGTTACAAACCCGATATCGTCCTGCTCGAAGAGGGCATGAACGACGTTCTGCACAAGCGGGAAAGAGAAACGATCAAAAAAAATCTGAAAAAGATGGTCGGTATCATCAAAAAAAGCGGTGCCAAAGCGGTTATTCTCGGTATTCCGGATATGGATTTGATAGAATTGATGATATCATCGGATATCGGATTGTACGAGGAAGTGGCCCGTGAAACAGGATCGCTCTATATCGCCAACGTCTTCGGCCCCGTATTGAGAAACGAAGAGCTTAAAAGCGACTACACGCACCCAAACGGCGCGGGATACCACATCGTCGCACAAAAAATCTATGAAGAGTTAGGAGATATGCTGCCATGA
- the tgt gene encoding tRNA guanosine(34) transglycosylase Tgt, with protein MKFSIDAVDGSARACTIETAHSTIKTPVFMPVGTGAVVKALDTRDMREILDTQIILANTYHLCLRPGDETVAKMGGLHGFTTYDRSFLTDSGGFQAFSLSDISRPDDEGILFRSHIDGSKHYFTPSKVLDIQYNLGSDIMMILDDLVALPATKKRIAVSIERTTRWAKESITYHRFKQSHGIGLDQNIFAIIQGGTDPEFRQISAEALCAMDFDGFAIGGLSVGEANQAMYDTVEFTTPFMPKNRPRYLMGVGTPEDLVENIERGVDMFDCVMPTRNARNGTLFTTFGKINIKAARYKADTEPIDSACGCYTCRRYSRAYLNHLYRAKELTYFRLASLHNLHFYLTLTKRARDAIERGQFAAFKRDFYNKRAK; from the coding sequence ATGAAATTCTCCATCGACGCCGTCGACGGCAGCGCACGGGCCTGTACGATCGAAACGGCCCACAGCACGATCAAAACACCGGTCTTCATGCCGGTCGGAACGGGCGCCGTCGTCAAGGCGCTCGATACCCGCGACATGCGCGAGATTCTCGACACGCAGATCATCCTGGCTAACACCTACCACCTCTGCCTCCGTCCCGGTGACGAAACGGTCGCCAAAATGGGAGGGCTCCACGGCTTCACCACCTACGACCGCAGTTTCCTGACCGACAGCGGCGGCTTCCAGGCCTTCAGTCTGAGCGACATCAGCAGACCCGATGACGAGGGCATCCTCTTCCGCAGCCACATCGACGGAAGCAAACACTACTTCACCCCCTCCAAAGTGCTCGATATCCAGTACAATCTCGGCAGCGACATCATGATGATTCTCGACGACCTTGTCGCCCTGCCCGCCACAAAAAAGAGAATCGCGGTTTCGATAGAGAGAACGACCCGATGGGCCAAGGAGTCGATCACCTACCACCGATTCAAACAGAGCCACGGCATCGGCCTGGACCAGAACATATTCGCCATCATCCAGGGCGGAACCGATCCGGAATTCAGACAAATCTCGGCCGAAGCCCTCTGCGCCATGGACTTCGACGGATTCGCCATCGGGGGACTGAGCGTCGGCGAAGCGAACCAGGCGATGTACGATACGGTCGAATTCACGACCCCGTTCATGCCCAAAAACAGGCCCCGCTACCTGATGGGCGTGGGCACCCCCGAAGATCTGGTGGAAAACATCGAACGCGGCGTCGACATGTTCGACTGTGTCATGCCCACCCGCAACGCGAGAAACGGAACGCTCTTCACCACTTTCGGAAAAATCAACATCAAGGCGGCCCGCTACAAAGCGGATACGGAACCGATCGACAGTGCATGCGGCTGTTACACGTGCCGCCGGTACAGCCGCGCCTATCTCAACCACCTCTATCGGGCAAAGGAGCTTACCTATTTCCGTCTCGCTTCGCTGCACAATCTCCACTTCTATCTGACACTCACAAAACGTGCCAGAGACGCCATTGAAAGAGGTCAATTCGCCGCATTTAAACGCGATTTCTACAATAAAAGGGCAAAATAG
- a CDS encoding COG3400 family protein, translated as MKKILIIADGIVAKHFLQRISETFISTNEYTVVTLDRSILPDKQPSNFISYQFDPTSYIKLSKILKRDFDDVFIIMKNRTDAEGSYQNIRRDNPVIRITFFNRWDIEFSEENLFNDQNLINVNANELLANRLYDFLPNVPVIAQNVGLGQGEIMEVLVPFGSAYVYRHIGTIIQNQWRIVALYRGNQLLLSKPSLMIKPNDLLLLVGKPSVLESVFKAIKQELGQFPAPFGENLYIYFDMGVERPACILNCLEQVKYLHKRIKGRKLVVRITHPSDIGLLETIKGMDSENVECIVDFRNRKPEEIIAEDVENYNIGLIVCGRDIFEEKRFKEIFYKLRKPVLQFSNVSLMQLKKLVLVLSDDKSMEVISATVFDVASQLGLDIELLDYEPDSDFEKKRFILNHYENLSSIFSKTLQIRQENRNPIRELAHEESFLQIVPFTEKILQNRFFSYFSTDVEKLYFKLSYNPQLFVPVDLE; from the coding sequence ATGAAAAAAATATTGATCATTGCTGATGGAATTGTAGCAAAACATTTTCTGCAGCGAATCAGCGAGACCTTTATCAGCACCAACGAATACACCGTCGTTACGCTGGACAGGTCGATACTTCCAGACAAACAGCCTTCCAATTTTATCAGCTATCAGTTCGATCCCACCAGCTACATCAAGCTCTCGAAAATACTCAAGCGCGATTTCGACGATGTCTTCATCATCATGAAAAACCGTACCGACGCGGAGGGGAGCTATCAGAACATCCGCCGTGACAATCCCGTGATACGGATTACGTTTTTCAACCGATGGGATATCGAATTCAGCGAAGAGAACCTCTTCAACGATCAGAACCTGATCAATGTCAACGCCAACGAACTGCTCGCCAACCGGCTCTACGATTTCCTTCCCAATGTGCCGGTCATCGCCCAAAATGTCGGGCTTGGGCAGGGGGAGATTATGGAAGTGCTGGTGCCTTTCGGCAGCGCCTACGTCTATCGGCATATCGGTACGATCATCCAGAACCAGTGGCGTATCGTGGCGCTTTACAGAGGAAACCAGCTGCTCCTTTCGAAACCGTCCCTGATGATCAAACCCAACGACCTACTACTGCTTGTGGGCAAACCCTCCGTCCTGGAGTCAGTTTTCAAGGCGATCAAGCAGGAACTGGGGCAGTTCCCCGCACCCTTCGGAGAGAATCTCTACATCTATTTTGACATGGGAGTCGAAAGACCCGCCTGCATTCTCAACTGTCTGGAGCAGGTGAAATATCTGCACAAACGCATCAAGGGGCGTAAACTGGTGGTGAGGATCACCCATCCCTCCGATATCGGACTGCTGGAGACCATCAAGGGGATGGATTCCGAAAACGTGGAGTGCATCGTCGACTTCCGCAACAGGAAACCGGAAGAGATTATCGCCGAGGATGTGGAGAACTACAATATCGGACTGATCGTGTGCGGCCGGGATATCTTCGAGGAGAAACGGTTCAAAGAGATCTTCTACAAGCTTCGAAAACCGGTGCTGCAGTTTAGCAACGTCTCCCTGATGCAGTTGAAAAAACTGGTCCTCGTGCTTTCCGATGACAAAAGCATGGAAGTGATTTCGGCAACCGTCTTCGACGTGGCGTCGCAGCTCGGTCTTGATATCGAACTGCTCGATTACGAACCCGACAGCGATTTCGAGAAAAAACGTTTCATTCTCAACCATTACGAAAATCTCTCGAGCATCTTTTCCAAAACGCTTCAGATTCGGCAGGAGAACAGAAACCCTATCCGGGAACTCGCCCACGAAGAGTCGTTTCTGCAGATCGTTCCTTTTACGGAGAAGATTCTTCAAAACCGCTTCTTCTCCTATTTCAGTACGGATGTGGAGAAACTCTATTTCAAACTCTCCTACAACCCCCAGCTTTTCGTCCCTGTCGATCTCGAATGA
- the aroB gene encoding 3-dehydroquinate synthase, whose translation MKVSITLPTPQSRDYDITIDTLPEIAIEGKAAIITNPKVAGLHLRRVMERIKADELYVVTIPDGESYKTMETIESILESLFNHRLDRKSTLVAFGGGVIGDMTGFAASIFQRGIDFIQIPTTLLAQVDASVGGKTGINNRFGKNLVGAFHQPRAVYIDTFFLSTLPKREFAAGVAEIIKMAVMFDAEFFRWLETHDLDEEENLKEAIRRSVELKARIVNEDEREKGVRAVLNYGHTFAHVIENFSGYGHYLHGEAVALGMVMANELALEFGLFSQEEAERVRKLLERYGLPTRYGIDSAETFYEQFFLDKKSHDNKITFIVPEKVGRYRMLVDPERERVVRVLKKFEKDRDGAR comes from the coding sequence ATGAAAGTATCCATTACGCTTCCGACACCCCAGAGCAGGGATTACGATATCACGATCGACACCCTTCCCGAAATCGCCATCGAGGGAAAGGCGGCCATCATCACCAATCCGAAGGTGGCCGGCCTTCATCTTCGCAGGGTCATGGAGAGAATAAAAGCGGACGAACTCTATGTCGTCACGATACCCGACGGTGAATCCTACAAGACGATGGAGACGATCGAATCGATCCTCGAGTCGCTTTTCAACCACCGGCTCGACAGAAAATCGACACTTGTCGCTTTCGGCGGCGGGGTTATCGGCGACATGACCGGTTTTGCCGCCAGTATCTTTCAGCGAGGCATCGACTTCATCCAGATACCGACGACGCTTCTTGCCCAGGTCGATGCCAGCGTGGGCGGAAAAACCGGCATCAACAACCGTTTCGGAAAAAATCTCGTTGGCGCCTTCCACCAGCCCCGTGCCGTCTATATCGATACTTTTTTTCTTTCGACACTGCCGAAGAGGGAGTTCGCCGCGGGTGTGGCGGAAATCATCAAGATGGCGGTGATGTTCGATGCGGAGTTTTTCCGATGGCTCGAAACCCACGATCTTGATGAAGAGGAAAACCTGAAAGAGGCGATTCGCCGCAGTGTGGAGCTCAAGGCCCGCATCGTCAACGAGGACGAGAGAGAGAAGGGGGTCCGTGCCGTTCTCAACTACGGCCACACCTTCGCCCATGTGATCGAAAATTTCAGCGGATACGGCCATTATCTCCACGGTGAGGCGGTGGCTCTGGGGATGGTCATGGCCAACGAGCTGGCGCTGGAGTTTGGTCTTTTCAGCCAGGAGGAGGCCGAGCGGGTCAGAAAACTTCTCGAAAGATACGGTCTTCCCACCCGGTATGGGATCGATTCGGCCGAAACCTTCTACGAGCAGTTCTTTCTCGACAAAAAGAGCCACGACAACAAGATCACTTTCATCGTTCCCGAAAAAGTAGGGCGTTACAGAATGCTGGTGGATCCCGAAAGAGAACGGGTGGTGCGCGTATTGAAAAAGTTTGAAAAGGATCGCGACGGTGCGCGTTAA